CCTGCTCGAGCGCGCGCTGGCCGCGCTGGAGGCCCGCACGCCCCCGGACACGGAGCCGGGCGAGGACGCCGAAACACCTCCCCGGCCTCCCCGCCGAGGAAGCGCGAAACGACGTTGAGCCGTTGAAGACAGAGAGAGGACGCCATGGCAACCAACCCCCCGAACGAGCAGCAGCAAGAGACCGCCCCCGTCACAGCCCCGCACGAGGCCCCCCGCGCCGACGCCACCCACATCCTGGACAGGACGAACCCCGAGTTCTTCGAGCGGGCCCACGGCCTCTATTCCGACCTGCGGGCCCTCGGCCCCGTGGTGCGCGCCCCCATGCGCGGCGACCTCACGGCGGGCGCCCATGCCGAGGGCTCTCCGGAGCGCCAGGCCCGCGACGCCGGACAGGAGCGCTACTTCGTCACCCGCTACGACGAGTCCGTGTCCGCGCTGCTCGATGACCGGCTCTCCTCCGACTTCCGCACCGGGCTGCCACCGCAGCAGCGCGAGTTCTTGAACAAGGCCATGCCCGAGGAGTTCAAGCCCATCGCGTTCAGCCTCATCATGATGGATCCCCCGGACCACACCCGGCTGCGCAAGCTGGTGCAGCCCAACTTCACCGCGCGCGCCATGGAGGCCCTCGAGCCCCGCGTCCAGCGCCTCGTGGACGAGCTGCTCGACAAGGCGGAGCAGGCGGCGGCCGCCCGGGGCGAGCCGGCATCCGAGCGCTGCATGGAGTTCGTCGAGGCCTTCGCCTACCCGCTGCCCGTGCGCGTCATCAGCGACATGCTCGGCATCCCGGAGGAGGACCGGGCCCAGGTACATGCCTGGGCCGAGCGGCTCCTGCATGCCGAGACGCCGGCCGCGCGGGCGGATCCCCAGGTGCGCGCCGGATTGAAGGCCTTCGCCAGCTACCTGGAGGGCCTGTTCGAGCGCAAGCGGCGCGAGCCGGGCGAGGACATGATCAGCCAGATGGTGCACGCCCAGGAGGACGGCGACCGGCTCAGCCACCAGGAGCTGCTGTCCATGGTGTTCATCCTCTTCTTCGCCGGGCACCTGACGACGGTGAACCTGCTCGGCAACGGCGTCGTCGCGCTGTTGAACCACCCCGAGCAGCACGCGCGCTTCCTCGCGGACCCCGCGGGGATGAGCAAGGGCATGGTCGAGGAGACGCTGCGCTACTGGGGCCCTGTCGACTACCTGAGCACCCCGCGCATCGCCACGGAGTCCTTCGCGCTGGGAGACACCCAGGTGCCCCAGGGGGCGAAGGTGTCGGTGGGCCTCGCCTCGGCCAACCGGGATCCGGAGCGCTTCGCGAATCCCGACGCGTATGACATCTCGCGCCCGGACGCCCACCGGAACATCGCCTTCGGCAAGGGCATCCACGTGTGCATCGGGGCGCCGCTGGCCCGGCTCGAGGCGCGCATCGCCTTCGAGACGCTCTTCCGGCGCTTCCCCAAGCTGCGGCTGGCCGTGCCCGAAAGCGAGCTGCGCTGGGGCGCCGGCGCGGCCATGCGCGGCTTCAACCGCATCCCGCTGTTCTTCTAGCGGGAGTGCGCGAGCAGGCCCTCGCGAAGGGCCCGTGCGGACCAGCGCAGGAAGCGGCCGAAGGTCTTCAGCTCGAGGAGCTCGCCATACTGCGAGTCCTGGGCGTGGGACTCGGGGGCGTCCTCCGGGCGGTAGAAGATCTGGAAGATGAGCTCGTCGCCCGGCTCGACGTCCATCCCGCGCTGGCGCACGGGCTCGAGCAGCCGCTGGTTGGCGGCCACGGCCGGGTCGTCGTCGAGCCGCTCCACGACCGTGAGGGCCTGGTAGAGCTCCACGACTCCCTTCTCCGGGTCGTAGTGGGCCTCGAGCCGGCGGTCCTCGCCGTAG
The sequence above is drawn from the Archangium gephyra genome and encodes:
- a CDS encoding cytochrome P450 family protein, with translation MATNPPNEQQQETAPVTAPHEAPRADATHILDRTNPEFFERAHGLYSDLRALGPVVRAPMRGDLTAGAHAEGSPERQARDAGQERYFVTRYDESVSALLDDRLSSDFRTGLPPQQREFLNKAMPEEFKPIAFSLIMMDPPDHTRLRKLVQPNFTARAMEALEPRVQRLVDELLDKAEQAAAARGEPASERCMEFVEAFAYPLPVRVISDMLGIPEEDRAQVHAWAERLLHAETPAARADPQVRAGLKAFASYLEGLFERKRREPGEDMISQMVHAQEDGDRLSHQELLSMVFILFFAGHLTTVNLLGNGVVALLNHPEQHARFLADPAGMSKGMVEETLRYWGPVDYLSTPRIATESFALGDTQVPQGAKVSVGLASANRDPERFANPDAYDISRPDAHRNIAFGKGIHVCIGAPLARLEARIAFETLFRRFPKLRLAVPESELRWGAGAAMRGFNRIPLFF